One window of Ailuropoda melanoleuca isolate Jingjing chromosome 3, ASM200744v2, whole genome shotgun sequence genomic DNA carries:
- the RELL2 gene encoding RELT-like protein 2 isoform X1, with translation MSEPQPDLEPPQHGLYMLFLLVLVFFLMGLVGFMICHVLKKKGYRCRTSRGSEPDDAQLQPPEDDDMNEDTVERIVRCIIQNEANAEALKEMLGDSEGEGTVQLSSVDATSSLQDGAPSHHHTVHLGSAAPCIHCSRNKRPPLVRQGRSKEGKSRPRPGETTVFSVGRFRVTHIEKRYGLHEHRDGSPTDRSWGSGGGQDTGGSQGSGGGQPRAGIPAIESVPPERPQPLGLASPPVQNGGLRDGSLVPCALEGNPRASAEPMLGAGGKGPSPGLASREAIGQPSKLDTSDHQVSPPRGAGGV, from the exons ATGTCGGAACCACAGCCTGACCTGGAGCCGCCCCAACATGGGCTATAcatgctcttcctgcttgtgctggTCTTCTTCCTCATGGGCCTCGTAGGCTTCATGATCTGCCACGTGCTCAAGAAGAAGGGCTACCGCTGCCGCACGTCGAGGGGCTCGGAGCCTGATGATGCCCAGCTCCAGCCCC CTGAGGACGATGACATGAATGAGGACACAGTAGAGAGGATTGTTCGCTGCATCATCCAAAATGAAG CCAATGCTGAGGCCTTGAAGGAGATGCTGGGGGACAGTGAAGGAGAAGGGACAGTGCAGCTGTCCAG CGTGGATGCTACCTCCAGCCTGCAAGATGGAGCCCCTTCCCATCATCACACAGTGCATCTGGGCTCTGCAGCCCCTTGCATCCACTGCAGCCGCAACAAGAGGCCCCCACTTGTCCGTCAGGGACGctccaaggaaggaaaaagccGCCCCCGGCCTGGAGAGACCACCGTGTTCTCTGTGGGCAG gttCCGAGTGACACACATTGAGAAGCGTTATGGGCTACATGAGCATCGTGATGGCTCTCCCACGGACAGGAGCTGGGGGTCTGGTGGAGGGCAGGACACAGGGGGTAGTCAGGGGTCTGGGGGagggcagcccagggcagggaTACCTGCCATTGAGAGTGTGCCCCCTGAGAGGCCACAGCCCCTGGGCCTCGCCAGTCCCCCAGTGCAGAACGGAGGACTCAGGGATGGCAGCCTAGTCCCTTGTGCACTTGAAGGGAACCCTAGAGCCTCTGCAGAGCCAATGctaggggctggagggaagggccCAAGCCCAGGACTGGCCAGTCGAGAGGCAATTGGACAGCCAAGCAAACTGGACACCTCAGATCACCAG GTGTCCCCACCACGGGGAGCAGGGGGTGTGTGA
- the RELL2 gene encoding RELT-like protein 2 isoform X2 — MICHVLKKKGYRCRTSRGSEPDDAQLQPPEDDDMNEDTVERIVRCIIQNEANAEALKEMLGDSEGEGTVQLSSVDATSSLQDGAPSHHHTVHLGSAAPCIHCSRNKRPPLVRQGRSKEGKSRPRPGETTVFSVGRFRVTHIEKRYGLHEHRDGSPTDRSWGSGGGQDTGGSQGSGGGQPRAGIPAIESVPPERPQPLGLASPPVQNGGLRDGSLVPCALEGNPRASAEPMLGAGGKGPSPGLASREAIGQPSKLDTSDHQVSPPRGAGGV, encoded by the exons ATGATCTGCCACGTGCTCAAGAAGAAGGGCTACCGCTGCCGCACGTCGAGGGGCTCGGAGCCTGATGATGCCCAGCTCCAGCCCC CTGAGGACGATGACATGAATGAGGACACAGTAGAGAGGATTGTTCGCTGCATCATCCAAAATGAAG CCAATGCTGAGGCCTTGAAGGAGATGCTGGGGGACAGTGAAGGAGAAGGGACAGTGCAGCTGTCCAG CGTGGATGCTACCTCCAGCCTGCAAGATGGAGCCCCTTCCCATCATCACACAGTGCATCTGGGCTCTGCAGCCCCTTGCATCCACTGCAGCCGCAACAAGAGGCCCCCACTTGTCCGTCAGGGACGctccaaggaaggaaaaagccGCCCCCGGCCTGGAGAGACCACCGTGTTCTCTGTGGGCAG gttCCGAGTGACACACATTGAGAAGCGTTATGGGCTACATGAGCATCGTGATGGCTCTCCCACGGACAGGAGCTGGGGGTCTGGTGGAGGGCAGGACACAGGGGGTAGTCAGGGGTCTGGGGGagggcagcccagggcagggaTACCTGCCATTGAGAGTGTGCCCCCTGAGAGGCCACAGCCCCTGGGCCTCGCCAGTCCCCCAGTGCAGAACGGAGGACTCAGGGATGGCAGCCTAGTCCCTTGTGCACTTGAAGGGAACCCTAGAGCCTCTGCAGAGCCAATGctaggggctggagggaagggccCAAGCCCAGGACTGGCCAGTCGAGAGGCAATTGGACAGCCAAGCAAACTGGACACCTCAGATCACCAG GTGTCCCCACCACGGGGAGCAGGGGGTGTGTGA